The sequence below is a genomic window from Candidatus Zixiibacteriota bacterium.
TGTATCCACCTGGATCAGACTTTGCAGGCTACCCAGGTACCAGTTGTACCCTCCCCACGATTTCCCGCCGACCAATTCGATACGGCAGTTCTCTCCCTCGGGCAGATCGATAAAGCGGCATGTCCTCCGACGCGCTTCGCGTGCACTAGCGCAAGTGTCCGGTAAATCATGTGCGCGAACTTCGAGTAAGGCATGTACCAGAGCAAAAACCAGACACATACCAGGTGAATGAAATACATCGGGTAGGCGACCGCGCCCGAGCCGGTCAGGCGCAGCAGCCACGACAGCATGCCGGTCAGGCCGGTCAGGAAGATGATCGTGATGAACAGGTTGTCGCCGTACCCCTGCGCGCCGACCTGGTCGGGAGCGGTGCGGCGGCGCATGATCAGGATCGCGCCGCCGATCACCAGCGCAACTCCGCTGAGCGCGCCGAGAATCTTCACCGGATGCGGCAACTCGATGGGCAGTTCAAAGAAGCCGTGCAGCGATGCCAGGCCCCATTGATCGAGATAGTGTGGGATGAACACAAACACAAAGACACATCCGGTGGTTATCATCGCACCGACAAACCCACCCAGGAGCAGCATGTGCCCGACCCAGCGCGGCTTGTTGGCCTCGCATTCACGGAACCGGGCATGGGTGATGATCTCTTTGATCGTCTGAATCAGGCCCTGTACGAAAGACAACTTGTATTCATGAACACCCGCGTTCAGCGCTTTCCAGAACCGGGCGAAGCCGATCGCCGCAAAGAGAAAGATCAGGATGTTGCCGATGACAAACAGGGCGTCGACCGAGCTGTGCGGCAGGAAGAGATTGAAATCTATGACTTCACTCGCGGCAAAAAGGAAAGTGCCGTCGGCACTTCGAGGCGCGAACAAGAAGATACACGCCAGCAGAATCAGTGTCGGCACGAGCAGCAGAAGAGGCAGCGCTGCTTTCGTGGCGAGTGCTTTCCCCATGAACGAGGGGAAGGAGTATTTGCTGTACACCCACGAACGGATCGCCGCCAGCACGTCGCCCGGTTTCGCCTCGCGCGGACAGCGAGCGCTGCAGTCATTGCATTGGTAGCAGAGCCAGAGGTCGGGGTCGGCGATGAGCTCCTGCGACTGCCCCCACCCGGCAAGGATCATCTCCTTGCGGGGAAACGGGCGATCTGCGGGCGAGAGATTACACGTTACCGAGCAGGTGGCGCACTGATAGCATTTGTTGAGAGTGTCGCCGCCCCCTTTTCTGACGGCACGAATGAATTCAAGATCGGGTTCAACTACACGACCTACAGCCATACACTGTCTCCGTCCTCAGTGGCGTTTGTCATCCGCCGGCTTGTCACCTCAGCCGGTGTCGGCAAAGTAATTTGCCGGGTCCTCTCTGTAAAGGGTTTTTCGTTACTTTTTTCACAATCTTCAGCGCGGGGTTGCCCCCGGGTCGACCGCGCCACCCAACCTCTCACCGGAGAAATAATCTCCAATAAATACCTATATCTTGAATCGGGTTCAGGAGGGTGACCGGTAGTCAACGTGAAGAGCGCCTGCAGGCCGGCAGCCAGGTAGGGCGAGAACAGATCTCCCAAAGATCACCTATATTCTTATGTCGTTGCTGTCCAACGCCTACAGGCCGGACACCAGTAAAGATGACAAGTTTACCCCTGCTTAGATTTCAAAAGGCCACTGGGCGGGTCTTGATTTTTGTCGTCCTATGCCGATAACCCATTTAGAATAAACGAAATAATTGATCCGGTTCAGCACTCTCAAAAGCGTGGAGAAAAAGGGCATTTTCCTCTTGACACCCATTTCCGGTAACGGTACTTTTAGCATAGAGCTTAGCGATAGAAGCGATATTGTTACAGATTTCACGTAGTCGGCGCCCAGCACCACATCATGAATACGCTGACCCATGGTGACGAATGATCGAGAAGGCGAAAAGGATCGGCTCTTTTTTTGGCGGCGCTTGTGAAAAAAATTA
It includes:
- the qmoC gene encoding quinone-interacting membrane-bound oxidoreductase complex subunit QmoC gives rise to the protein MAVGRVVEPDLEFIRAVRKGGGDTLNKCYQCATCSVTCNLSPADRPFPRKEMILAGWGQSQELIADPDLWLCYQCNDCSARCPREAKPGDVLAAIRSWVYSKYSFPSFMGKALATKAALPLLLLVPTLILLACIFLFAPRSADGTFLFAASEVIDFNLFLPHSSVDALFVIGNILIFLFAAIGFARFWKALNAGVHEYKLSFVQGLIQTIKEIITHARFRECEANKPRWVGHMLLLGGFVGAMITTGCVFVFVFIPHYLDQWGLASLHGFFELPIELPHPVKILGALSGVALVIGGAILIMRRRTAPDQVGAQGYGDNLFITIIFLTGLTGMLSWLLRLTGSGAVAYPMYFIHLVCVWFLLWYMPYSKFAHMIYRTLALVHAKRVGGHAALSICPRERTAVSNWSAGNRGEGTTGTWVACKV